In a genomic window of Venatoribacter cucullus:
- a CDS encoding NCS2 family permease: protein MLEKLFQLSRFGSNWRTEVLAGITTYLTMAYIIFVNPAMLADAGMDRGAVFVATCVAAAIGCLVMGLWANLPVALAPGMGLNAFFTYGVVLGMGYTWQAALGAVFLSGCLFILLSLFKVREWAINAIPDTLKKAIAAGIGTFLALIALKNAGIIVDHPATLVTLGDVTQFGPAMAILGFFLVIAFVQRNVPGAVMLAILLVTAAAIMFGKVEYHGVVSAPPSIAPTFMQMDLAAALDVAMLSVIFAFLFVDLFDTSGTLIAVTQRAGLIKEDGQVPRLKQALMADSTATVAGAVLGTSTTTSYVESAAGVAAGGRTGLTAVVVGVLFLLSIFFAPLAGMIPAYATAGAIFYVSILMLFTLKDVNWDDLTEAAPVGVVLLLTPLTFSIAHGITLGFITYALAKVLAGKTHELSGAVWVLSALLLLKVIFVR from the coding sequence ATGCTGGAAAAGCTGTTTCAGCTGTCGCGTTTCGGCAGCAACTGGCGCACTGAGGTGCTGGCTGGCATTACCACTTACCTGACCATGGCCTACATCATTTTCGTTAACCCGGCCATGCTGGCCGACGCCGGTATGGATCGTGGCGCGGTGTTTGTTGCCACCTGTGTGGCAGCCGCCATTGGCTGTCTGGTAATGGGCCTGTGGGCGAACCTGCCGGTGGCGCTGGCGCCGGGCATGGGCCTGAATGCCTTCTTTACCTACGGCGTGGTGCTGGGCATGGGTTATACCTGGCAGGCGGCGCTGGGCGCGGTATTCCTGTCGGGCTGTTTGTTTATTCTGCTGAGCCTGTTCAAGGTGCGTGAGTGGGCCATTAATGCCATTCCGGATACGCTGAAAAAGGCCATCGCCGCGGGTATCGGTACCTTTCTGGCGCTGATTGCCCTGAAAAACGCCGGCATTATTGTTGACCATCCGGCCACCCTGGTGACTCTGGGTGACGTTACTCAGTTTGGCCCGGCGATGGCGATTCTGGGCTTTTTCCTGGTCATTGCTTTCGTACAGCGCAACGTGCCCGGCGCGGTAATGCTGGCGATTCTGCTGGTAACGGCAGCGGCCATTATGTTTGGCAAGGTGGAATACCACGGTGTGGTTTCGGCGCCGCCGTCGATTGCGCCGACCTTTATGCAGATGGATCTGGCCGCCGCCCTCGATGTGGCGATGCTGAGCGTGATTTTTGCCTTCCTGTTTGTGGATTTGTTTGACACCTCCGGCACCTTAATTGCGGTAACGCAGCGCGCCGGGCTGATCAAAGAAGATGGTCAGGTGCCGCGCCTGAAGCAGGCGTTAATGGCCGACAGCACAGCCACGGTTGCCGGTGCGGTACTGGGTACCTCCACCACCACCAGTTATGTGGAAAGTGCCGCCGGGGTTGCCGCGGGTGGCCGTACCGGTTTAACCGCCGTGGTGGTGGGGGTGCTGTTCCTGCTGAGCATTTTCTTTGCCCCGCTGGCGGGTATGATTCCGGCCTATGCGACCGCCGGTGCCATTTTTTATGTGTCCATTCTGATGCTGTTCACTCTGAAAGATGTGAACTGGGATGATCTGACCGAAGCCGCGCCGGTGGGCGTGGTGCTGTTGCTGACCCCGCTGACCTTCTCCATTGCGCATGGTATTACCCTGGGTTTTATCACCTATGCACTGGCGAAAGTGCTGGCGGGTAAAACCCACGAACTGTCGGGTGCCGTATGGGTGCTGTCGGCGCTGTTGCTGCTGAAAGTGATTTTTGTCCGCTGA
- the sufC gene encoding Fe-S cluster assembly ATPase SufC encodes MISIKDLHAQVEDKEILKGLNLEIKPGEVHAIMGPNGAGKSTLGNVLAGRDGYEVTGGSVTLNGKDILEMEPEQRAREGVFLAFQYPVEIPGVSNLEFLKASVDAVRAHQGKPALDSVQFLKLAREKCKAVNLDQSFLKRGVNEGFSGGEKKRNELMQMMLLEPSLCILDETDSGLDIDALQVVAQGVNAMRDANRSFIVVTHYQRLLDYIVPDYVHVLANGRIVKSGGKELALELEEKGYGWLENSNGAE; translated from the coding sequence ATGATCAGCATTAAAGACCTGCACGCCCAAGTGGAAGACAAAGAGATCCTCAAAGGCCTGAACCTGGAGATTAAACCCGGTGAAGTGCACGCCATTATGGGCCCGAACGGTGCCGGTAAAAGTACCCTGGGCAATGTGCTGGCCGGTCGTGATGGTTATGAAGTGACCGGTGGTTCCGTCACCCTGAACGGCAAAGACATTCTGGAAATGGAACCGGAACAGCGCGCCCGCGAAGGTGTGTTTCTGGCGTTCCAGTATCCGGTAGAAATTCCGGGCGTATCCAACCTCGAGTTCCTGAAAGCCTCGGTCGATGCCGTGCGTGCTCATCAGGGCAAACCGGCACTGGACTCCGTACAGTTTCTGAAGCTGGCGCGGGAAAAATGCAAAGCCGTGAATCTGGATCAGAGTTTCCTCAAGCGTGGAGTGAACGAAGGCTTTTCCGGCGGCGAGAAAAAGCGCAACGAACTGATGCAGATGATGCTGCTGGAACCCAGCCTGTGCATTCTGGATGAAACCGACTCCGGTCTGGATATCGATGCACTGCAGGTGGTGGCTCAGGGTGTTAACGCCATGCGCGATGCCAACCGCAGCTTTATCGTAGTCACTCACTATCAGCGCCTGCTCGACTACATTGTGCCCGATTACGTTCACGTGCTGGCGAATGGCCGTATCGTGAAATCCGGTGGCAAAGAACTGGCACTGGAACTGGAAGAAAAAGGCTACGGCTGGCTGGAAAACAGCAACGGAGCAGAATGA
- a CDS encoding phytase, giving the protein MNKPEYKFSLLTLALISALLSACQANKPAAPAAAANLSGLVSQPLAWTGMKVAQVNTLWLSVDEEQGLRLLNAAGQLLDQQNIAAEILDQRTDAEGSIFVSVDQRSNRPFSFRVRDQRISDLNFAAPLAQPVEGLCLYQAEGQPLQLFVLDEQQTAHQWVINPANGRLNEQTLRQFPLPPAAEFCVVDDHTDRLFITEETMGLWQYNARAESELIRTPVDLVQPWGNLQHGAGPVTIAGDDLWLAEKDHSQLHRYSLSGATAQHFKLGDDIALDALSAVIQGDNLQLVMRDDNRSQLLQTRVEARPMSVQQQRIPYVAVHTQTDPVNTSGDAADDPAIWIHPQQPERSLVLGTNKKAGLHVYDLQGHEQQFLAAGRVNNVDVRQGFTLHGKPMDIAAASQRDRQSIALFSIHPQTGEVQSAGDIPTTLDDVYGFCLYKNPQGAVYAFINDEDGRFEQYEITDRANEGWSGKKVREFRVNSQPEGCAADDLRQRLFVGEEDVAIWTIGAEADAGTALTQVAAVSDILVDDIEGMDIYQNGDNSLLIVSSQGNDSYVVFSALPPYDYIGRFRAGLNTGKSIDGASETDGLTVTSADLGGDFSHGLLVVQDGRNQLPAANQNYKYLSMRDVLKQLQAD; this is encoded by the coding sequence ATGAACAAACCAGAATATAAATTTTCCCTGTTAACCCTGGCACTCATCAGTGCGCTGCTCAGTGCCTGCCAGGCCAATAAACCAGCCGCACCGGCAGCAGCGGCCAACCTGTCCGGGTTAGTCTCTCAGCCTCTGGCCTGGACCGGCATGAAGGTTGCCCAGGTCAATACCCTGTGGCTGAGCGTGGATGAAGAACAGGGTCTGCGTTTATTAAATGCTGCCGGCCAATTACTGGATCAGCAGAATATTGCTGCCGAAATACTGGACCAGCGCACCGATGCTGAGGGCAGTATTTTTGTCAGTGTCGATCAGCGCAGCAACCGCCCGTTCAGTTTTCGTGTCCGTGACCAGCGCATCAGTGACCTGAATTTTGCCGCCCCGCTGGCGCAGCCGGTAGAAGGTCTGTGTCTGTATCAGGCTGAGGGACAGCCGTTGCAATTATTCGTGCTGGACGAACAACAAACGGCCCATCAGTGGGTTATTAACCCCGCCAATGGCCGCTTAAACGAACAAACGCTGCGCCAGTTTCCGCTGCCACCAGCGGCTGAGTTTTGCGTGGTAGATGACCATACCGACCGGTTATTTATTACCGAAGAAACCATGGGGCTGTGGCAATACAATGCCCGCGCAGAAAGCGAACTGATACGCACCCCGGTTGATCTGGTACAGCCCTGGGGCAACCTTCAGCACGGCGCTGGCCCGGTAACAATTGCCGGTGATGACCTGTGGCTGGCCGAAAAAGACCATTCACAACTGCATCGTTATTCCCTGAGCGGTGCCACCGCGCAGCATTTTAAACTGGGCGATGATATTGCTCTGGATGCACTCAGTGCGGTTATTCAGGGCGATAACCTGCAATTAGTAATGCGTGATGACAACCGCAGCCAATTGCTGCAAACCCGCGTTGAGGCTCGCCCAATGTCAGTGCAACAGCAGCGTATTCCCTATGTCGCGGTACACACACAGACCGACCCGGTTAATACCAGTGGTGATGCGGCCGATGATCCGGCCATCTGGATTCATCCGCAACAACCGGAACGCAGCCTGGTATTGGGCACAAATAAAAAAGCCGGTCTGCACGTCTATGATCTGCAGGGCCATGAACAGCAATTTCTGGCCGCGGGCCGGGTGAATAACGTGGATGTCCGGCAGGGTTTTACCCTGCATGGAAAGCCGATGGATATTGCCGCCGCCAGCCAGCGCGATCGCCAGAGTATTGCCCTGTTCAGCATTCACCCGCAAACCGGTGAGGTACAGAGTGCCGGTGATATTCCCACCACGCTGGATGATGTATACGGCTTCTGTCTGTATAAAAACCCGCAAGGGGCGGTGTACGCTTTTATTAACGATGAAGACGGCCGCTTTGAGCAATACGAAATTACCGACCGTGCCAATGAGGGCTGGAGCGGTAAAAAAGTGCGGGAATTCCGGGTAAATTCACAACCGGAAGGCTGTGCCGCCGACGATCTGCGTCAGCGTTTATTTGTCGGTGAAGAAGATGTGGCCATCTGGACCATCGGTGCCGAAGCGGATGCCGGCACAGCATTAACTCAGGTTGCCGCAGTCTCAGACATTCTGGTGGATGATATCGAAGGCATGGATATTTATCAGAACGGCGATAACAGCCTGTTAATTGTTTCCAGCCAGGGCAATGACAGCTATGTGGTTTTCAGCGCCTTGCCCCCTTACGACTATATCGGACGCTTCCGTGCCGGATTAAATACCGGAAAAAGCATTGATGGCGCTTCCGAAACCGACGGACTGACGGTCACCTCTGCTGATCTGGGCGGTGATTTTTCGCACGGTTTACTGGTGGTACAGGATGGCCGCAATCAATTACCGGCGGCAAATCAGAATTATAAATATCTGTCGATGCGGGATGTTCTTAAACAACTGCAGGCTGACTGA
- a CDS encoding adenine phosphoribosyltransferase, which translates to MSAYRDEIKNAIRTVPDWPEPGVMFRDIMPLLQNRNAFRKLIDSFVHRYQNMQLDAIAAIDARGFILGAPLAYELGLSLVPVRKKGKLPFKTVTQSYDLEYGSATIELHTDAFKPGDRVLVMDDLIATGGTMLAACELVRKLQAEVVEVAAIIDLPDLKGGEKLRNAGFPVYAICEFDGH; encoded by the coding sequence ATGAGCGCCTACCGCGACGAAATCAAAAACGCTATCCGTACTGTGCCCGACTGGCCGGAGCCCGGTGTGATGTTCCGCGATATCATGCCACTGCTGCAGAACCGCAATGCCTTCCGCAAACTCATCGACAGCTTTGTGCACCGTTACCAGAACATGCAGCTGGATGCCATTGCCGCCATTGATGCGCGCGGTTTTATTCTGGGTGCTCCGCTGGCCTACGAACTGGGCCTGAGCCTGGTGCCAGTGCGTAAGAAAGGCAAACTGCCGTTCAAAACCGTTACCCAAAGCTACGATCTGGAATACGGCAGCGCCACCATTGAGCTGCACACCGATGCCTTCAAGCCCGGCGACCGCGTCCTGGTGATGGACGACCTGATCGCCACCGGCGGCACCATGCTGGCCGCTTGCGAGCTGGTGCGCAAACTGCAGGCCGAAGTGGTGGAAGTGGCTGCCATTATTGATCTGCCCGACTTAAAAGGCGGTGAAAAACTGCGTAACGCCGGTTTCCCGGTGTACGCCATCTGCGAATTCGACGGCCACTGA
- a CDS encoding glutathione peroxidase, translating to MAEPGAPDSVAPAHCPPIFQHEMKQLHSSKILNLCDLVQGRPVLLVNTASHCGFTKQFGDLEKIHQQYKDQGLVVIGVSSDSFNQEADDEAAAADVCFKNFGVSFTMLATVPVKGAEAHPLFKEVARQDTAPKWNFYKYLVNRQGQIVDSNSSMTLPSDKALQKLLAAE from the coding sequence GTGGCTGAACCTGGTGCGCCTGATTCTGTTGCACCAGCCCATTGCCCACCGATTTTTCAGCATGAAATGAAACAGCTGCACAGTTCTAAGATTCTGAATCTGTGTGACCTGGTGCAGGGCCGCCCGGTGTTGCTGGTGAATACCGCCAGCCATTGTGGTTTTACCAAGCAGTTTGGTGACCTGGAGAAAATCCATCAGCAGTACAAAGATCAGGGCTTGGTGGTGATTGGCGTTTCGTCCGATTCATTTAACCAGGAAGCCGATGACGAAGCCGCCGCCGCCGATGTGTGCTTCAAAAACTTTGGCGTCAGCTTCACCATGCTGGCAACCGTGCCGGTAAAAGGTGCTGAGGCGCACCCATTATTTAAAGAAGTGGCGCGCCAGGATACCGCACCGAAATGGAATTTTTATAAGTACCTGGTGAACCGTCAGGGACAAATTGTGGATTCCAATTCCAGTATGACGTTGCCATCGGATAAAGCCTTACAGAAATTACTGGCAGCAGAATAA
- a CDS encoding DUF2750 domain-containing protein, translated as MSYSLSRSEHLATLKLSNHQRFQHFVDKVTEHGEIWSLANADGWVTLTSEGDNCLPVWPHPDYAAEWATGDWADCQPKSVPLAQWLERWTKGLTADETLLVVFPNLKEEALLAEPGELDEALREAQE; from the coding sequence ATGAGCTACTCCCTCAGCCGCAGCGAGCATCTGGCAACCCTGAAACTGTCCAACCATCAGCGCTTTCAGCACTTTGTCGATAAAGTCACGGAGCATGGTGAGATCTGGAGTCTGGCCAACGCCGACGGCTGGGTTACCTTAACGTCCGAGGGCGACAACTGCCTGCCGGTATGGCCACACCCGGATTACGCCGCCGAATGGGCGACCGGGGACTGGGCTGATTGTCAGCCGAAAAGTGTGCCGCTGGCGCAATGGCTGGAACGCTGGACCAAGGGCCTGACCGCTGATGAAACCCTGTTGGTGGTTTTCCCTAACCTGAAAGAAGAGGCCCTGCTGGCCGAACCCGGCGAGCTGGATGAAGCACTGCGCGAAGCACAGGAATAA
- the tcdA gene encoding tRNA cyclic N6-threonylcarbamoyladenosine(37) synthase TcdA yields MRMSPDYLDRFGGIGRLYGVAGLQRLHDAQVCVVGIGGVGSWAAEALARSGIGAITLIDMDDICVTNTNRQIHALDGDIGKLKVDVVAERIRRINPQCRVQAVMEFVTEKNQQQLIHSGFDYVVDCIDSVKSKAALIAHCKRNKIRIVTTGAAGGQTDPTQIQVTDLNKTVNDPLAKKVRSLLRRDYHFSRNTSRNYSIPCVYSTEQLQYPQADGSVCQTKAFAGDSTRLDCSSGFGAATMVTGTFGFVAAARVVKRIAEGAGKKG; encoded by the coding sequence GTGCGCATGTCCCCCGATTATCTTGACCGCTTTGGTGGTATTGGCCGTTTATACGGCGTGGCTGGTTTGCAACGCCTGCACGATGCACAGGTGTGCGTGGTGGGTATTGGCGGGGTGGGTTCCTGGGCGGCGGAAGCGCTGGCGCGTTCCGGCATTGGCGCCATTACCCTGATTGATATGGATGATATCTGCGTCACCAACACCAATCGTCAGATTCATGCGTTAGATGGCGACATCGGTAAGCTGAAAGTGGATGTGGTGGCTGAGCGTATCCGCCGGATTAATCCGCAATGCCGGGTGCAGGCAGTGATGGAGTTTGTGACCGAAAAAAATCAGCAGCAGCTGATTCATAGCGGCTTTGATTACGTGGTTGATTGCATCGACAGCGTGAAAAGCAAAGCTGCCCTGATTGCCCACTGCAAACGCAATAAAATCCGCATTGTCACCACCGGTGCTGCTGGTGGCCAGACCGATCCGACGCAGATTCAGGTAACCGATCTGAATAAAACGGTGAACGATCCGCTGGCGAAAAAAGTGCGCTCGTTACTGCGCCGGGATTACCATTTTTCCCGCAATACCAGCCGTAATTATTCCATTCCCTGTGTGTATTCCACCGAACAGCTGCAATACCCGCAGGCCGATGGTTCGGTGTGTCAGACCAAGGCGTTTGCCGGTGACAGTACCAGGCTGGATTGCTCGTCGGGTTTTGGTGCCGCCACTATGGTGACGGGTACCTTTGGTTTTGTGGCCGCAGCAAGGGTGGTGAAGCGCATCGCTGAGGGGGCGGGGAAAAAAGGCTGA
- a CDS encoding SUF system Fe-S cluster assembly regulator — MLRISKLTDYGVVVLSQLADAGSVKLSTDDLVSQTGLALPTVRKVMKALADSGLVIAQRGAHGGYRLARAPAQIRMLDVVQAFEGPVALTECAAEEHQCEITASCSLASNWGGINQLLTQVLARVTLQDIRNPQRQEQLIRDTVPLTSFIELVNVV; from the coding sequence ATGTTACGCATCAGTAAACTCACGGATTATGGTGTGGTGGTGCTCAGCCAGCTGGCGGATGCCGGATCGGTAAAGCTGTCCACCGATGATCTGGTCAGCCAGACCGGGCTGGCCCTGCCAACCGTGCGTAAAGTCATGAAGGCGCTGGCCGACAGTGGTCTGGTGATCGCGCAGCGCGGTGCTCATGGTGGTTACCGGCTGGCGCGGGCACCGGCGCAGATAAGAATGCTGGATGTGGTGCAGGCTTTTGAAGGGCCGGTGGCATTAACCGAATGTGCCGCGGAGGAGCATCAGTGTGAGATTACCGCCAGTTGTTCGCTGGCCAGTAACTGGGGCGGCATTAACCAGCTGCTGACGCAGGTATTGGCGCGGGTAACGCTGCAGGATATCCGTAACCCGCAGCGCCAGGAGCAGCTGATCCGCGACACAGTGCCCTTAACCTCGTTTATTGAACTGGTGAATGTGGTCTGA
- a CDS encoding nucleoid-associated protein, which produces MGLRHFVTHKISKELQEPAATLLCSEQETDLDNDAVAHFYAQTAAQLKGILTQRSGKRYGVFHPEITYARAQIQDWLGERQSFIALTRRLSKHFANALDNTELAVDGYLAFFMEQLADSDRLYIFHLRRKSSVMINTDMTLTETHYLDFSNTGFGLLLNLTDFIADDDSRYVTFSFGRGDKPLQNLFAESFGFTDTLNTAAETEAFLDIVEEFSHTLPPEQGFECKTKVVDYCMEQDLRGEPVKFDELADYLAAEVKAEPARAFAHYVVEKQKERLSQQQPRLTPEQLAASGASMQDVAEAIKTELIPDRKKLRGFVRFSGKNKELSLSFSASLLEKHEVVFDKATNELRFTKLPESLLKQLKEG; this is translated from the coding sequence ATGGGCTTGCGCCATTTCGTTACCCACAAGATCAGCAAAGAACTGCAGGAACCCGCGGCCACACTGCTGTGCAGCGAGCAGGAAACCGATCTGGATAATGATGCCGTGGCGCACTTCTATGCCCAGACCGCCGCGCAGTTAAAAGGCATCCTGACCCAGCGCTCCGGCAAGCGTTACGGCGTGTTCCACCCGGAAATAACCTACGCCCGGGCGCAAATTCAGGACTGGCTGGGCGAACGGCAAAGCTTTATCGCCCTGACCCGCCGCCTCAGCAAACACTTTGCCAATGCGCTGGATAACACCGAGCTGGCAGTGGACGGCTACCTGGCGTTTTTCATGGAACAACTGGCCGACAGTGACCGGCTGTATATTTTCCATCTGCGCCGTAAAAGCAGCGTGATGATTAATACGGATATGACCTTAACCGAAACCCATTACCTGGATTTTTCCAATACCGGTTTTGGGTTGCTGCTGAACCTCACCGATTTTATTGCCGATGACGACAGCCGTTATGTAACCTTCAGTTTTGGCCGCGGCGATAAGCCGCTGCAGAACCTGTTTGCCGAAAGCTTCGGTTTTACCGATACCTTAAACACCGCCGCCGAAACCGAAGCCTTTCTGGATATTGTCGAAGAATTCAGCCACACCTTACCGCCGGAACAGGGGTTTGAGTGCAAAACCAAGGTGGTGGATTACTGCATGGAGCAGGATTTACGCGGTGAACCGGTTAAATTTGACGAGCTGGCTGATTATTTAGCCGCCGAAGTCAAAGCCGAACCGGCCCGCGCCTTTGCGCATTATGTGGTGGAAAAACAGAAAGAACGCCTGAGCCAGCAACAACCGCGCTTAACGCCCGAACAACTGGCCGCCAGCGGCGCCAGCATGCAGGACGTGGCCGAAGCCATTAAAACCGAGTTAATCCCCGACCGGAAAAAACTGCGCGGTTTTGTGCGTTTCAGCGGCAAAAACAAAGAACTGAGCCTGAGTTTTTCTGCCAGCCTGCTGGAGAAACATGAAGTGGTGTTCGATAAAGCGACCAACGAATTACGCTTTACCAAACTGCCCGAATCCTTGCTGAAGCAATTGAAAGAAGGCTGA
- the sufB gene encoding Fe-S cluster assembly protein SufB: MSSNAEIERRIGNDYQAGFITNIESDTIAPGLNEDVVRFISAKKGEPEWMTEWRLKAFRIWQEMAEPTWAHVHYPEIDFQAVSYYSAPKSMADKPKSLDEVDPELLRTYEKLGIPLHEQMALAGIAVDAVFDSVSVATTFRAKLAEAGVIFMPISEAVHEHPELVKKYLGTVVPQRDNYYAALNCAVFSDGSFVYIPKGVRCPMELSTYFRINEAKTGQFERTLIIADEGSYVSYLEGCTAPMRDENQLHAAVVELIALDNAEIKYSTVQNWYPGDKEGKGGIYNFVTKRAVAHTNAKVSWTQVETGSAVTWKYPSCILKGDNAVGEFYSVALTNNFQQADTGTKMIHLGKNTKSTIISKGISAGKSQNAYRGLVRMNPTAEGARNYTQCDSLLIGDQCGAHTFPYIESKHPSAVVEHEATTSTVSDDQLFLCRQRGIDTEKAVSMIVNGFCKEVFKELPMEFAVEAGKLLEVSLEGSVG; this comes from the coding sequence ATGAGCAGCAACGCCGAAATCGAACGCCGCATCGGTAACGACTACCAGGCCGGATTCATCACCAACATTGAGTCCGACACCATTGCGCCCGGTCTGAATGAAGACGTGGTGCGCTTTATCTCCGCCAAGAAGGGCGAGCCTGAATGGATGACCGAATGGCGTCTGAAAGCCTTCCGCATCTGGCAGGAAATGGCAGAGCCGACCTGGGCGCACGTGCACTACCCGGAAATCGACTTTCAGGCGGTGTCCTACTATTCCGCCCCCAAAAGCATGGCCGACAAACCGAAAAGCCTCGATGAAGTTGACCCGGAGCTGCTGCGCACCTACGAAAAACTGGGTATTCCGCTGCATGAGCAGATGGCGCTGGCCGGCATCGCGGTGGATGCGGTTTTTGACTCGGTATCCGTTGCCACCACCTTCCGCGCCAAACTGGCTGAAGCCGGTGTTATTTTTATGCCCATTTCCGAAGCCGTGCATGAGCACCCGGAGCTGGTGAAAAAATACCTCGGCACCGTGGTACCGCAACGTGACAACTATTACGCCGCTCTTAATTGCGCGGTGTTTTCTGACGGCTCCTTTGTGTATATCCCCAAGGGCGTTCGTTGCCCGATGGAGCTGTCCACCTATTTCCGTATCAACGAAGCCAAAACCGGCCAGTTTGAACGCACCCTGATCATCGCCGACGAAGGCTCGTATGTGTCCTATCTGGAAGGCTGCACCGCACCGATGCGCGATGAAAATCAGCTGCACGCCGCCGTGGTGGAATTGATCGCGCTGGATAACGCCGAAATTAAATACAGTACGGTACAGAACTGGTACCCCGGCGACAAAGAAGGCAAAGGCGGCATCTACAATTTCGTCACCAAACGCGCCGTGGCCCATACCAACGCCAAAGTCAGCTGGACCCAGGTGGAAACCGGCTCTGCCGTTACCTGGAAATACCCCAGCTGCATCCTTAAAGGCGACAACGCCGTGGGTGAATTTTACTCGGTGGCCTTAACCAATAATTTCCAGCAGGCCGATACCGGCACCAAGATGATTCACCTGGGTAAAAACACCAAATCCACCATTATTTCCAAAGGGATTTCGGCCGGTAAAAGCCAGAATGCCTACCGTGGCCTGGTGCGTATGAACCCGACCGCTGAAGGTGCGCGTAACTATACCCAATGTGATTCGCTGTTAATCGGCGATCAGTGCGGCGCGCATACCTTCCCGTACATTGAAAGCAAACACCCGAGCGCAGTGGTCGAGCACGAAGCCACCACCTCAACCGTCAGCGACGACCAGTTATTCCTGTGCCGCCAGCGCGGTATTGATACTGAAAAAGCGGTATCCATGATTGTGAATGGCTTCTGCAAAGAAGTATTCAAAGAATTACCGATGGAATTTGCCGTGGAAGCCGGCAAGTTGCTGGAAGTGTCATTGGAAGGCTCGGTCGGGTAA